A portion of the Chromobacterium sp. IIBBL 290-4 genome contains these proteins:
- the ppc gene encoding phosphoenolpyruvate carboxylase → MLHDQDKDLPLRADLACLDRLLSEVVNEQEGPVVSGAVQAIASRRGDERSHPLPQLAPEAAASLLRACGLYAQLFNIAEDLHHNRRRRAHQQAGSAPQQGSVARALAKLRQDGVSFHSLHQLLSHAKVGAILTAHPTEVQRQSVLDSHRAVRRFLSQLHAPDLTLEEREELEAKLKRVILALWQTSEIRHFKMTVRDEITNGVAYHPLAFFEALPALYQRLEREIGLLWEEAPNLPSFVRVGSWIGGDRDGNPNVDASLLRQAITRQAQQAFEYYLQELKSLYRELSMSSRLVVASEAVLALAENSPDTAVSRGEEPYRRALATMQGKLRASAHQRGVELACRWDIREPYADHRGLIRDLAALSASLRAHGSALLAEGRLARLIRSVDVFGFFLMPLDLRQHAAIHGSVVAELFSAAGLEEYQALDEAARVRALTRELATPRLLFSPYLRYGEQTEKELAIFREAAAIQREFGVEAIGQCIISNCASVSDILALALLCKEAGLIRLENGSPRASVNLVPLFETIADLENSETVMRALFALPWYKQLLDSRERVQEVMLGYSDSNKDGGYLTSQWQLYQAETRLVKVFAEAGARLQLFHGRGGSVGRGGGPSYEAIVAQPAGSVAGRIRITEQGEVITAKYSDPAIAGRNLEALVAATLEASLGHIPGGEIDAELFDELSATAFTAYRALVETPGFMQYFLEATPVTAIARLNIGSRPASRKSLSSIGDLRAIPWVFSWSQSRLMLPGWFGVGSAVAAYVQRHGDAGLAKLQHLYRHSPFFQVMLSNMEQVLAKADLGIARRFSHLVADGELAERLFGAIEAEWRKTHDAFFAISGQTELLETNPTLRRSLESRLPFLDALGLLQADLLARLREEPDDEDTLYAIHLTINGTSAGLRNTG, encoded by the coding sequence ATGCTGCACGATCAAGACAAGGACTTGCCGCTGCGGGCCGATCTGGCCTGTCTGGACCGGCTGCTCTCTGAAGTAGTGAACGAACAGGAAGGCCCGGTGGTGTCAGGCGCGGTGCAGGCCATCGCCTCGCGCCGCGGCGACGAACGCAGCCATCCGCTGCCGCAGCTGGCGCCGGAAGCGGCCGCCTCGCTGCTGCGCGCCTGCGGCCTCTACGCCCAGCTGTTCAACATCGCCGAAGACCTGCACCACAACCGCCGCCGCCGCGCCCACCAGCAGGCCGGCTCCGCGCCGCAGCAGGGCAGCGTCGCCCGGGCGCTGGCCAAGCTGCGCCAGGACGGCGTCAGCTTCCATTCGCTGCACCAGTTGCTCAGCCACGCCAAGGTCGGCGCCATCCTCACCGCCCATCCCACCGAGGTGCAGCGCCAGAGCGTGCTGGACAGCCACCGCGCGGTGCGCCGCTTTCTGTCGCAGCTGCACGCGCCGGACCTGACGCTGGAAGAGCGGGAAGAGCTGGAGGCCAAGCTCAAGCGGGTGATCCTGGCCTTGTGGCAGACCTCGGAAATCCGCCATTTCAAGATGACGGTGCGCGACGAGATCACCAACGGCGTCGCCTACCATCCGCTGGCCTTCTTTGAAGCGCTGCCGGCGCTGTATCAGCGGCTGGAGCGCGAGATCGGCCTGCTGTGGGAGGAGGCGCCCAATCTGCCGTCCTTCGTCCGCGTCGGCAGCTGGATAGGCGGCGACCGCGACGGCAACCCCAATGTCGACGCTAGCTTGCTGCGCCAGGCCATCACCCGCCAGGCGCAACAGGCCTTCGAATACTATCTGCAGGAATTGAAAAGCCTGTACCGCGAATTGTCGATGTCGTCGCGGCTGGTCGTCGCCAGCGAAGCGGTGCTGGCGCTGGCCGAAAACTCTCCGGACACGGCGGTCAGCCGCGGCGAAGAGCCCTATCGCCGCGCCTTGGCGACGATGCAGGGCAAGCTGCGCGCCAGCGCTCATCAGCGCGGCGTGGAGCTGGCCTGCCGCTGGGATATCCGCGAGCCTTACGCCGATCATCGCGGCCTGATCCGCGACTTGGCCGCGCTGTCCGCCTCGCTGCGCGCCCACGGCAGCGCCCTGCTGGCCGAGGGCCGGCTGGCGCGGCTGATCCGCAGCGTGGATGTGTTCGGCTTCTTCCTGATGCCGCTGGACCTGCGCCAGCACGCCGCCATTCACGGAAGCGTGGTGGCCGAATTGTTCAGCGCCGCCGGTCTGGAGGAATACCAGGCCTTGGACGAAGCCGCGCGGGTGCGGGCGCTGACCCGCGAGCTGGCCACGCCGCGGCTGCTGTTCTCGCCCTATCTGCGTTATGGCGAGCAAACCGAGAAAGAACTGGCCATCTTCCGCGAAGCGGCGGCGATCCAGCGCGAGTTCGGCGTCGAAGCCATCGGCCAGTGCATCATTTCCAACTGCGCCAGCGTCAGCGACATCCTGGCCCTGGCCCTGCTGTGCAAGGAAGCCGGCCTGATCCGGCTGGAGAACGGCTCGCCGCGCGCCAGCGTCAATCTGGTGCCGCTGTTTGAAACCATCGCCGACCTGGAAAACAGCGAGACGGTGATGCGCGCCTTGTTCGCCCTGCCCTGGTACAAGCAGTTGCTCGACAGCCGCGAGCGGGTGCAGGAAGTGATGCTGGGCTATTCCGACAGCAATAAGGACGGCGGCTATCTGACCAGCCAGTGGCAGCTCTACCAGGCGGAAACGCGGCTGGTGAAGGTGTTCGCCGAAGCTGGCGCGCGGCTGCAGCTGTTCCACGGCCGCGGCGGCTCGGTCGGACGCGGCGGCGGCCCGTCCTACGAGGCCATCGTCGCCCAGCCGGCCGGCAGCGTGGCCGGCCGCATCCGCATCACCGAGCAGGGCGAGGTGATCACCGCCAAATATTCCGACCCGGCCATCGCCGGCCGCAATCTGGAAGCCTTGGTGGCGGCGACGCTGGAGGCCAGCCTGGGCCACATCCCCGGCGGCGAGATCGACGCCGAGCTGTTCGACGAGCTGTCGGCCACCGCCTTCACTGCCTATCGCGCGCTGGTGGAAACGCCGGGCTTCATGCAGTACTTCCTGGAGGCGACGCCGGTCACCGCCATCGCCCGGCTCAATATTGGCAGCCGGCCGGCCTCGCGCAAAAGCCTGTCGTCCATCGGCGACTTGCGCGCGATACCGTGGGTATTCTCCTGGTCGCAATCGCGCTTGATGCTGCCAGGCTGGTTCGGCGTCGGCTCGGCGGTGGCCGCCTATGTGCAGCGGCATGGCGACGCCGGCCTGGCCAAGCTGCAGCATCTCTACCGCCACTCGCCGTTCTTCCAGGTGATGCTGTCCAATATGGAGCAGGTGCTGGCCAAGGCCGATCTGGGCATCGCCCGCCGCTTCTCCCATCTGGTGGCGGATGGAGAATTGGCGGAACGGCTGTTCGGCGCCATCGAGGCCGAATGGCGCAAAACCCACGACGCCTTCTTCGCCATCTCCGGCCAAACCGAATTGCTGGAAACCAACCCGACGCTGCGCCGCAGCCTGGAGTCGCGCCTGCCCTTCCTGGACGCGCTGGGCCTGCTGCAGGCGGATTTGCTGGCCAGACTGCGCGAGGAGCCGGATGACGAGGACACGCTGTACGCCATCCACCTGACCATCAATGGCACCTCGGCCGGCCTGCGCAACACCGGCTAG
- a CDS encoding M28 family metallopeptidase, translated as MLKMRQTAALALFALAGGAQAGQPVWISIGDQAYQQLRKLDAGVKSQQSRQLAADGRLAKGAAGETVHVVQVDEALLPKLSDAIHENLRHCGGYIVHGNQQEARAALNGAAAPLAKALAPSYAIDNQAAVNKLLPQLQDSNILGTIQSLSNYQNRFYTTSHGVNASNWIAAQWKQLAGSRTDVTVEQFAHASWPQKSVILTIKGTDNSAETIVLGGHLDSTIGSGTGESSRAPGADDDASGVASLTEVVRVLLASNYQPRRTIKFMAYAAEEVGLRGSADIAKRFKQQQANVVGALQLDMTNYQGDAQDIFLFTDYTNAAQNTFLANLAKAYLPSLKVGYSQCGYACSDHASWTAQGYAASFPFESSFNNSNPYIHSRNDTLANSDSQAKHALKFSQLALAYAVELGSDGPAKALR; from the coding sequence ATGTTGAAAATGCGTCAAACCGCCGCGCTGGCGCTGTTTGCCCTCGCCGGCGGCGCGCAGGCGGGACAGCCGGTGTGGATATCCATCGGCGATCAGGCCTACCAGCAACTGCGCAAACTGGATGCCGGCGTGAAAAGCCAGCAGAGCCGACAACTGGCCGCCGATGGCCGCCTGGCCAAGGGCGCGGCCGGCGAAACCGTCCATGTGGTCCAAGTGGATGAAGCCTTGCTGCCCAAGCTGTCCGACGCCATCCATGAAAATCTGCGCCACTGCGGCGGCTACATCGTCCATGGCAACCAGCAGGAGGCGCGCGCCGCCTTGAACGGCGCGGCCGCGCCGTTGGCCAAGGCATTGGCGCCCAGCTACGCCATCGACAACCAGGCCGCGGTGAACAAGCTGCTGCCGCAATTGCAGGACAGCAATATCCTCGGCACCATCCAGTCGCTGTCCAATTACCAGAACCGTTTCTATACCACCAGCCATGGCGTCAACGCGTCCAACTGGATCGCCGCGCAGTGGAAACAACTGGCCGGCAGCCGGACCGATGTGACCGTCGAACAGTTCGCCCATGCCAGTTGGCCGCAAAAGTCGGTGATCCTGACCATCAAGGGCACCGACAACTCGGCCGAAACCATCGTGCTGGGCGGCCATCTGGACTCCACCATCGGCAGCGGCACCGGCGAAAGCAGCCGCGCGCCGGGCGCGGACGACGACGCTTCCGGCGTAGCCAGCCTGACCGAGGTGGTGCGCGTGCTGCTGGCCAGCAATTACCAGCCGCGGCGCACCATCAAGTTCATGGCCTATGCGGCGGAAGAGGTGGGCCTGCGCGGCTCGGCCGACATCGCCAAGCGCTTCAAGCAGCAGCAGGCCAATGTGGTGGGCGCGCTGCAGCTGGATATGACCAACTACCAGGGCGACGCGCAGGACATCTTCCTGTTCACCGACTACACCAACGCCGCGCAGAACACCTTCCTGGCCAATCTGGCCAAGGCCTATCTGCCCAGCTTGAAGGTCGGCTACAGCCAGTGCGGCTATGCCTGCTCCGACCACGCTTCGTGGACGGCGCAGGGGTATGCGGCCTCGTTCCCGTTCGAGTCCAGCTTCAACAACTCCAATCCTTACATCCACAGCCGCAACGATACCTTGGCCAATTCCGACAGCCAGGCCAAGCATGCGTTGAAGTTCTCGCAACTGGCCTTGGCCTATGCGGTGGAATTGGGCAGCGACGGCCCGGCCAAAGCGTTGCGTTAA
- a CDS encoding M4 family metallopeptidase — MKKQQTMLRGLVLSALAVMSASAFAAERIDLEKQAKSAVAGASAFTSVNQGDLKPLRSAQFSTGKVVTRYQQYYQGVPVWGEAVVEEKQAGAAFKGAQGKLSGHYIAGIQSDLASAKPTLSREAALSQAKSLKANGNPTFNEKADLVVRLSDRNVAQLVYLVSYVVDDGKSPSRPNFIIDANSGQVLKQWEGLNHAEAGGPGGNAKTGQYTYGKDYGPLIVTSDCKMDSGNVATINLNGGTSGSTPYKFACPTNTYKAINGAYSPLNDAHYFGNVVFNLYKDWFNLKPISQKLLMKVHYSRNYENAFWDGTAMTFGDGASTFYPLVSLDVSAHEVSHGFTEQNSGLVYSGQSGGINEAFSDMAGEAAEYYMKGKNDFLVGAEIFKKTGALRYFADPTKDGQSIGNAKDYYDGLDVHYSSGVYNKAFYLIATSPNWNTRKAFEVFVDANRLYWTANATYNSAACGVAKAADARGYSSADVTKAFAAVGVACK; from the coding sequence ATGAAAAAACAGCAAACAATGCTGCGTGGTTTGGTACTGTCCGCTCTGGCAGTGATGAGCGCGTCCGCGTTCGCCGCAGAGCGCATCGATCTGGAAAAACAGGCCAAGTCGGCTGTGGCTGGCGCGTCGGCGTTCACCAGCGTGAATCAAGGCGACCTGAAGCCGCTGCGCAGCGCGCAGTTCTCCACCGGCAAAGTGGTGACCCGCTATCAGCAGTACTACCAAGGCGTGCCGGTGTGGGGCGAGGCTGTCGTGGAAGAGAAGCAGGCCGGCGCGGCGTTCAAGGGCGCGCAAGGCAAATTGAGCGGCCACTATATCGCCGGCATCCAGTCGGACCTGGCCTCCGCCAAGCCGACGCTGAGCCGCGAAGCCGCGCTGAGCCAGGCCAAGTCGTTGAAGGCCAACGGCAACCCCACGTTCAACGAGAAGGCGGATCTGGTCGTTCGCCTGAGCGATCGCAATGTGGCCCAGCTGGTGTATCTGGTTTCCTACGTGGTTGATGACGGCAAATCGCCCAGTCGTCCCAATTTCATCATCGACGCCAACAGCGGCCAGGTGCTGAAGCAATGGGAAGGCCTGAACCACGCCGAAGCCGGCGGCCCCGGCGGCAATGCCAAGACCGGCCAGTACACTTATGGCAAGGACTATGGCCCGCTGATCGTCACCAGCGATTGCAAGATGGACAGCGGCAATGTCGCCACCATCAACTTGAACGGCGGCACCAGCGGTTCCACCCCGTACAAGTTCGCGTGCCCGACCAACACCTACAAAGCGATCAACGGCGCTTATTCGCCGCTGAACGACGCCCACTACTTCGGCAACGTGGTGTTCAACCTGTACAAGGATTGGTTCAATCTGAAGCCGATCAGCCAGAAGCTGCTGATGAAGGTGCATTACAGCCGCAATTATGAGAATGCGTTCTGGGACGGCACCGCCATGACCTTCGGCGACGGCGCCAGCACTTTCTACCCCTTGGTGTCGCTGGATGTGTCGGCGCATGAAGTGAGCCACGGCTTCACCGAGCAGAACTCCGGCCTGGTGTATAGCGGCCAGTCCGGCGGCATCAACGAAGCGTTCTCCGACATGGCCGGCGAAGCCGCCGAGTACTACATGAAGGGCAAGAACGACTTCCTGGTGGGCGCGGAAATCTTCAAGAAGACCGGTGCGTTGCGTTACTTTGCCGACCCGACCAAGGACGGCCAATCGATTGGCAATGCCAAGGACTACTACGACGGTCTGGACGTGCACTACTCCAGCGGCGTGTACAACAAGGCGTTTTACCTGATCGCCACCAGCCCCAACTGGAACACTCGCAAGGCGTTTGAAGTGTTCGTCGACGCCAACCGCCTGTACTGGACCGCCAACGCCACTTACAACAGCGCCGCTTGCGGCGTGGCGAAAGCGGCCGATGCCCGCGGTTACAGCAGCGCCGACGTGACCAAGGCCTTCGCCGCGGTAGGCGTGGCTTGCAAGTAA